In Aristaeella hokkaidonensis, the following are encoded in one genomic region:
- a CDS encoding ABC transporter substrate-binding protein translates to MKKLLALVLALVMVLAATSAFADGLLKIGYVQVGHESDWRMANTQNYYDVFTEDAGFELELIDCDNDHALQLAKVREFVQKDFDYIVIDPIQTAGWDDVLKEVQEAGIPCIIADRSVDASSDLYTTAVGTNMTAEGETAGKWLEEYLAGKAAKILVIEGSTGSSAAIGRSEGFNNIAANHPEWEILASQDGDFTQNGGQAVMEDFIKRFPEFDVVVCHNDNEAYGAMDAMDAAGIKYGVDGKIIISFDATKEGLTRTLAGQILCNVECNPIQAVIVMNVIKDIQDGKEIPKFTLVPDEGFCAPGIESSLVTVMTDEVLAARKY, encoded by the coding sequence ATGAAGAAACTGTTGGCTCTGGTTCTCGCACTGGTGATGGTGCTGGCCGCTACTTCCGCTTTCGCGGATGGACTGCTGAAGATCGGTTACGTCCAGGTTGGACATGAATCTGACTGGCGTATGGCGAACACCCAGAACTACTACGACGTGTTCACTGAAGATGCCGGATTCGAACTGGAACTGATCGACTGCGACAACGACCACGCTCTGCAGCTGGCCAAGGTTCGTGAGTTCGTCCAGAAGGACTTCGACTACATCGTCATCGACCCGATCCAGACCGCTGGCTGGGACGACGTTCTGAAAGAAGTTCAGGAAGCCGGAATCCCCTGCATCATCGCTGACCGTTCCGTGGACGCTTCCTCTGACCTGTATACCACTGCTGTTGGTACCAACATGACCGCTGAAGGCGAAACCGCCGGCAAGTGGCTGGAAGAGTACCTGGCCGGCAAGGCTGCCAAGATCCTGGTGATCGAAGGCTCCACCGGTTCCTCCGCTGCCATCGGCCGTTCCGAAGGCTTCAACAACATCGCTGCCAACCATCCTGAGTGGGAAATCCTGGCCAGCCAGGACGGCGACTTCACCCAGAACGGCGGACAGGCTGTTATGGAAGACTTCATCAAGCGCTTCCCCGAGTTCGACGTGGTTGTGTGCCACAATGATAATGAAGCTTACGGCGCCATGGACGCTATGGACGCTGCCGGCATCAAGTACGGTGTTGACGGAAAGATCATCATCTCCTTCGACGCTACCAAGGAAGGCCTGACCCGCACGCTGGCCGGCCAGATCCTGTGCAACGTTGAATGCAACCCCATCCAGGCCGTTATCGTCATGAACGTTATCAAGGACATCCAGGATGGCAAAGAAATTCCGAAGTTCACCCTCGTGCCCGACGAAGGCTTCTGCGCTCCCGGAATCGAAAGCTCCCTCGTGACCGTCATGACCGACGAAGTTCTGGCTGCCCGCAAGTATTAA
- a CDS encoding ABC transporter permease translates to MIDWLKKVSKKPLFLPLVSVFLVLIINVVYDAIQGNYVFEFLKFELKEGALYGRIIDILNRGSEAAILAIGMTLVVSSSAGTDISVGSVMSLAGSLCCMLLAGFGVTHVREIGELQMPIFVGVIAGIAVAGLCGLFNGFLVAKMKIQPMVATLIFFTAGRAIGLLLTNNKMVYIHLEQFKVFGGKLWIFPTPTVIAAVCILIMTLVLKTTSLGMYVQSVGINPKASRIAGINSVAIILLCYVICGLFSGVAGIVATSRIYSADSNNIGLNLELDAILAVALGGNSLGGGRFNLAGSIIGAYTIQAITTTMYALGVAKAQAPVYKAIIVILIVVVQSPAVKAYFAHRKAQKEGGLAVAGRS, encoded by the coding sequence GTGATTGATTGGCTGAAAAAGGTATCCAAGAAACCGTTGTTCCTGCCACTGGTCAGCGTTTTCCTGGTGCTGATCATCAATGTGGTGTATGACGCGATTCAGGGCAACTATGTTTTTGAATTCCTGAAGTTTGAACTGAAGGAAGGCGCACTGTACGGCCGTATCATCGATATTCTCAACCGCGGCAGCGAGGCGGCGATCCTGGCCATCGGTATGACGCTGGTAGTTTCCTCTTCCGCCGGTACGGATATTTCCGTGGGCTCTGTGATGAGCCTGGCCGGCAGCCTTTGCTGTATGCTGCTTGCCGGCTTCGGCGTGACGCATGTACGTGAGATTGGCGAACTGCAGATGCCGATTTTCGTCGGTGTGATCGCGGGTATTGCCGTGGCGGGCCTGTGCGGTCTGTTCAACGGTTTCCTGGTGGCAAAGATGAAGATACAGCCAATGGTGGCCACGCTGATTTTCTTTACCGCGGGCCGCGCCATCGGCCTGCTGCTTACCAACAACAAGATGGTGTACATCCATCTGGAGCAGTTCAAAGTGTTCGGCGGAAAACTGTGGATTTTCCCCACGCCTACAGTGATCGCCGCGGTATGTATCCTGATCATGACGCTGGTCCTGAAAACAACTTCCCTGGGCATGTATGTGCAGTCCGTGGGTATCAACCCCAAGGCATCCAGGATCGCCGGTATCAACTCTGTGGCGATTATCCTGCTGTGCTACGTGATCTGCGGCCTGTTCTCCGGCGTGGCCGGTATTGTGGCCACCTCCCGTATCTATTCGGCTGACTCCAATAATATCGGCCTGAACCTGGAGCTGGACGCAATCCTGGCAGTGGCCCTGGGAGGCAACAGCCTGGGCGGCGGCCGGTTTAACCTGGCTGGTTCCATAATCGGTGCCTATACCATCCAGGCCATTACCACCACCATGTACGCACTGGGTGTGGCCAAGGCTCAGGCTCCCGTGTATAAGGCGATCATCGTTATCCTGATCGTTGTTGTACAGTCCCCGGCGGTGAAAGCGTACTTTGCGCATCGCAAGGCACAGAAAGAAGGCGGCCTTGCAGTCGCGGGGAGGAGTTGA
- a CDS encoding sugar ABC transporter ATP-binding protein, with product MSNEVILSMRGICMTFPGVKALSDVDFTLRSGEIHALMGENGAGKSTLIKCLTGVNDFEKGEIFMGPEMCPIRNHSTLEAQKNGISTVYQEVNLCPNLSVAENLFIGREPLTKLGTINHKAMTNRARELMKKLDIQVDVTQALENYSIALQQMIAIARAVDMDSKVLILDEPTSSLDDNEVEKLFKMMRSLRDEGIGIIFVTHFLEQVYAVCDRITVLRNGQLVGEYEISDLPRLKLVAAMMGKDFDDLQSIKSKEDEAVSEEVLIDAKGLSHVRKIKPFDLDIHKGEVIGLTGLLGSGRSELARCIYGADKAQTGTLKVKGKETKINAPIDAMRLGMGLLPDDRKAEGIVEDLSVRENIMLAMQSLAGVVKRIPMEKQMEITKKFIDLLDIKTPSTETLVKQLSGGNQQKVIIARWLATNPDFLILDEPTRGIDVGTKTEIQKLVVDLARQGKSVIFISSEIEEMLRTCNRLAVLRDGEKVGELTEDLTQESVMKVIAGGERS from the coding sequence ATGAGCAATGAAGTGATCCTCAGCATGCGCGGCATCTGCATGACGTTCCCGGGCGTAAAGGCGTTGAGCGACGTTGATTTTACGCTCAGGAGCGGAGAGATACACGCACTGATGGGGGAAAACGGCGCGGGGAAATCCACCCTGATCAAGTGCCTTACGGGCGTCAATGATTTTGAGAAGGGTGAAATTTTCATGGGACCGGAAATGTGTCCCATCAGGAACCACTCCACACTGGAGGCACAGAAAAACGGTATTTCCACCGTGTACCAGGAAGTGAACCTCTGTCCCAACCTGAGCGTGGCGGAGAACCTTTTTATCGGCCGCGAGCCGCTGACGAAGCTTGGCACCATCAACCATAAAGCCATGACGAACCGGGCACGTGAACTGATGAAAAAGCTGGACATCCAGGTGGACGTTACCCAGGCACTGGAGAACTACTCCATCGCCCTGCAGCAGATGATCGCCATTGCCCGCGCCGTGGATATGGACAGCAAGGTGCTGATCCTGGATGAGCCCACTTCCTCACTGGACGATAACGAAGTGGAAAAGCTGTTCAAGATGATGAGATCACTCCGGGATGAAGGCATCGGCATCATCTTCGTTACCCACTTCCTGGAGCAGGTTTACGCAGTCTGCGACCGGATTACGGTACTCCGTAACGGCCAGCTGGTAGGCGAGTATGAGATCTCTGACCTGCCCCGTCTCAAGCTGGTGGCAGCCATGATGGGTAAGGATTTTGACGATCTGCAGTCCATCAAGTCCAAGGAGGACGAGGCTGTGTCCGAGGAAGTGCTGATTGACGCAAAAGGCCTGAGCCACGTGCGTAAGATCAAGCCCTTTGACCTGGATATCCACAAGGGCGAGGTCATTGGCCTGACCGGCCTGCTGGGCAGCGGCCGCAGTGAGCTGGCCCGCTGCATTTACGGCGCGGACAAGGCACAGACCGGCACCCTGAAGGTAAAGGGCAAAGAAACAAAAATAAACGCGCCGATCGACGCCATGCGGCTTGGCATGGGCCTGCTGCCAGACGACCGGAAGGCGGAAGGTATTGTGGAAGATCTGTCTGTCCGTGAGAACATTATGCTGGCCATGCAGTCCCTGGCCGGTGTTGTGAAGCGGATCCCGATGGAAAAGCAGATGGAGATCACGAAGAAGTTCATCGATCTGCTGGATATCAAGACCCCCAGCACAGAGACGCTGGTCAAACAGCTGTCCGGCGGCAATCAGCAGAAGGTTATCATTGCCCGCTGGCTTGCGACCAACCCGGACTTCCTGATCCTGGACGAGCCTACCCGCGGTATCGACGTCGGTACGAAGACGGAGATCCAGAAGCTGGTGGTGGATCTGGCACGCCAGGGAAAGAGCGTGATCTTCATTTCCTCCGAAATCGAAGAAATGCTCCGTACCTGCAACCGCCTTGCGGTACTGCGTGACGGAGAAAAGGTCGGAGAACTGACCGAAGACCTGACCCAGGAGTCAGTGATGAAGGTCATTGCCGGAGGTGAGCGGAGTTGA
- a CDS encoding response regulator transcription factor — MMKVFLVDDEIAIRENLRNSFPWEEKGYQLVGEAPDGEMALPMLRDLNADILLTDIRMPFMDGIKLCEEVQRTMPWVERIILSGYDDFTYARKAISLGVKEYLLKPVTAAELEAALNRVSRQIEEKRRDRENLTALRERLSSGNQFLRDKLLASLFTDEGDSEDDAAMLRQMRELGVNLKAGCYAVIDIAFPAEGEKRISCRNALTSLAEMSGGGVYVCGAPKGARALVLGDNPEDTEERAYSFANSAMHLPELAQEKRLLISVGETVTDFRDIRQSMKGARHARHLQGPEANEERRIIGVNENNSQLQPLSETELSPLYERLQYASEEEVEPILTEYTRSLDPSLALGYLRVAGLLAARRIIQEGEGVPKEVLSDDTVEEALRTEGEEGFRLLAELLRKAIAFRNRNRAGYGDPTISRARAYLSEHYADPNLMLQDVAGEVHLSQSHFSTVFAQETGLTFTQYLTALRIGKAKELLEATEMRSSQIAQEVGYNDSHYFSYLFKKTTGMTPSEFRRNNRTGE, encoded by the coding sequence ATGATGAAAGTCTTTCTCGTGGATGATGAAATTGCTATCCGGGAGAATCTCCGGAATTCCTTTCCATGGGAAGAGAAAGGCTATCAGCTGGTTGGCGAAGCACCGGACGGCGAAATGGCGCTGCCCATGCTGCGGGACCTGAACGCAGACATCCTCCTGACTGATATCCGGATGCCCTTTATGGATGGAATCAAGCTGTGCGAGGAAGTGCAGCGGACAATGCCGTGGGTGGAACGGATTATCCTCTCCGGCTATGACGATTTTACCTACGCCCGGAAGGCAATTTCCCTGGGAGTAAAGGAATACCTGCTGAAACCGGTGACCGCTGCGGAACTTGAGGCGGCACTGAACCGGGTCAGCCGGCAGATTGAGGAAAAACGCCGTGACCGGGAAAACCTGACTGCACTGCGGGAACGCCTGTCTTCCGGAAACCAGTTCCTGCGGGACAAGCTTCTGGCTTCCCTGTTTACAGACGAGGGGGACAGCGAGGACGACGCGGCCATGCTCCGGCAGATGCGGGAGCTGGGTGTGAACCTGAAAGCAGGCTGCTATGCCGTGATCGATATCGCCTTCCCGGCGGAAGGTGAGAAACGGATCAGCTGCAGGAATGCCCTGACCTCCCTGGCGGAGATGAGCGGCGGCGGGGTTTACGTCTGCGGTGCGCCGAAGGGTGCCCGGGCGCTGGTGCTGGGAGATAATCCGGAGGATACGGAGGAACGGGCCTATTCATTCGCCAATTCCGCCATGCACCTGCCAGAACTGGCCCAGGAGAAGCGGCTGCTGATCTCTGTGGGGGAAACTGTGACAGATTTCCGGGATATCCGGCAGTCCATGAAAGGCGCAAGGCATGCCCGGCACCTGCAGGGTCCCGAAGCGAATGAAGAACGGAGAATCATCGGCGTCAACGAAAACAACAGCCAGCTGCAGCCCCTGTCCGAAACGGAGCTGAGCCCGCTGTATGAGCGGCTGCAGTATGCATCCGAGGAAGAAGTGGAACCCATCCTGACGGAATATACCCGATCCCTGGATCCTTCCCTGGCGCTGGGTTACCTGCGGGTTGCAGGACTGCTGGCGGCACGCAGGATTATCCAGGAAGGGGAGGGCGTACCTAAGGAAGTGCTGTCGGATGACACGGTGGAGGAAGCTCTGCGCACTGAAGGCGAAGAAGGTTTCCGCCTGCTGGCTGAACTGCTTCGGAAGGCAATTGCTTTCCGCAACCGGAACCGGGCCGGATACGGGGATCCGACTATCAGCCGGGCCAGGGCCTATCTCTCCGAGCATTATGCGGATCCGAACCTGATGCTGCAGGACGTGGCCGGAGAAGTGCATCTGTCCCAGAGCCATTTTTCCACGGTTTTTGCCCAGGAAACCGGCCTGACCTTTACCCAGTACCTGACGGCGCTGCGGATCGGCAAAGCCAAGGAACTGCTGGAAGCAACGGAGATGAGATCCTCCCAGATCGCACAGGAAGTGGGATACAATGATTCCCATTATTTCAGCTATCTGTTCAAGAAAACCACTGGAATGACCCCCAGTGAATTCCGCCGGAATAACCGGACCGGGGAATAA